From a single Polynucleobacter asymbioticus QLW-P1DMWA-1 genomic region:
- a CDS encoding FMN-binding glutamate synthase family protein, producing MASSENRILPIRFIPFTLCFVGVVISFFSLKLHPLAPYFLAIFSFLAIVGIYDRMQTKVAILRNYPVIGHLRFMLEFIRPEIRQYFIEGDNDETPFSKEQRTLVYSRAKAVPDQIPFGTTLDVMAPGYQWINQSLVPTHLPSHDFRVEIGGKDCTQKYSASIFNISAMSFGSLSANAILALNLGAKQGGFAHDTGEGSISHYHRVYGGDLIWEIGSGYFGCRNQDGTFNAEKYTQNAVDPQVKMVEIKLSQGAKPGHGGILPGPKVTAEIAAARGVKEGESCISPSSHSAFSTPLEMMHFVKQLRDLSGGKPVGFKLCIGHPWEWFGIVKAMLETNIYPDFIVVDGSEGGTGASPVEFTNHVGTPLQEGLRLVHNTLIGVNLRDQIKIGCSGKIISAFDMAVAFALGADWCNSARGFMFAIGCIQAQVCNTGFCPTGVTTQDPVRQKALVVPNKADRVFNFHRETLKTLKELVEAAGLHHPGEIDAPHIVRRINKNEVRLLSFLLPEMPAGLLLNSETIDPALNLPRVFGMYWHKSQASSFAAIKG from the coding sequence ATGGCCTCTTCAGAAAATAGAATCCTGCCGATTCGCTTTATACCCTTTACCCTCTGCTTTGTTGGAGTGGTGATCTCTTTTTTCAGCTTAAAGCTTCATCCGCTGGCCCCCTATTTTTTAGCCATCTTTAGCTTTCTTGCTATTGTCGGAATTTACGACCGGATGCAAACAAAGGTAGCCATATTACGTAACTACCCAGTCATTGGGCACTTACGTTTCATGCTCGAATTTATTCGCCCCGAGATTCGCCAATACTTTATTGAGGGGGATAACGATGAGACGCCTTTCTCTAAAGAACAGCGCACCCTAGTCTATTCACGAGCAAAAGCGGTTCCCGATCAAATTCCTTTTGGTACGACCTTAGATGTGATGGCCCCTGGCTATCAGTGGATTAACCAATCTTTAGTGCCTACACATTTACCAAGCCATGATTTCCGAGTAGAAATTGGCGGCAAGGACTGCACACAAAAATACTCTGCAAGTATCTTTAATATTTCAGCAATGAGTTTTGGCTCACTGAGTGCCAACGCAATTCTGGCACTCAATCTTGGTGCTAAGCAAGGTGGTTTTGCACACGACACAGGCGAAGGATCGATTTCTCACTACCACCGCGTTTATGGCGGTGACTTGATTTGGGAAATTGGCTCTGGGTATTTTGGCTGCCGCAATCAAGACGGCACTTTTAATGCTGAAAAATATACTCAAAATGCCGTAGATCCTCAGGTCAAGATGGTGGAGATCAAGCTTAGCCAAGGTGCAAAACCTGGCCATGGCGGCATTCTGCCTGGGCCTAAAGTGACTGCGGAGATCGCAGCAGCCCGCGGCGTGAAAGAAGGCGAAAGCTGCATCTCCCCTTCCTCGCACAGCGCCTTTTCGACACCTCTAGAAATGATGCACTTTGTGAAGCAATTGCGCGATCTATCTGGCGGCAAACCTGTCGGCTTTAAGTTATGCATTGGTCACCCTTGGGAATGGTTTGGCATTGTTAAAGCCATGTTGGAAACCAATATTTATCCTGACTTTATTGTTGTGGATGGTTCCGAAGGTGGCACCGGTGCATCTCCGGTTGAATTTACGAATCACGTTGGTACTCCACTACAAGAAGGCTTGCGCTTAGTTCACAACACCTTGATTGGCGTCAATCTTCGTGACCAAATTAAAATTGGTTGCTCGGGGAAAATTATTAGCGCATTTGATATGGCGGTAGCTTTTGCACTCGGTGCAGACTGGTGTAATAGTGCCCGTGGCTTTATGTTTGCTATTGGCTGCATACAGGCCCAAGTTTGTAATACCGGCTTCTGCCCTACTGGTGTGACCACTCAAGATCCTGTACGTCAAAAAGCTTTAGTTGTTCCCAATAAAGCAGATCGCGTCTTTAATTTCCATAGAGAAACACTCAAGACACTTAAAGAGTTGGTGGAAGCAGCAGGATTACATCACCCAGGTGAAATTGATGCGCCGCATATTGTCCGACGCATCAACAAGAATGAGGTAAGACTTCTGTCCTTCCTGTTACCGGAGATGCCTGCAGGGCTCTTACTCAATTCTGAAACAATTGATCCTGCCTTGAACCTACCAAGAGTATTTGGAATGTATTGGCATAAGTCTCAGGCCAGTAGTTTCGCGGCCATTAAGGGTTAG